In one window of Blastocatellia bacterium DNA:
- a CDS encoding alpha/beta fold hydrolase, whose protein sequence is MADVSNPLPGPQSHILRNHSAHDGLGKTLCVSGASGFLGSHFLFWRARMPGRFIALARGVSVDEAERRILERIEVCTASYRVPFEPESWRTRLSAIRGDVTRKNCGVDEITLAKVRDEGVDEFWHFAFGFSTDESHKDALYAQNVTGTRNALDFARSICAKRFIHVSTAYTAGRTHNYAHEELHPLPGEFNNFYEESQCLAEHEVATFCRTHQIDYRILRPSTVIGPSLTLMTGGCTTGLYGFVKELLDLRSSLPSSAHSFPLAGNPTTQINLIPVDHMMADVNKLIAGEFAGGPIYHLTSASNLTAEVIVKTLFKALKIEQTSAFSQTIPERTSFETTVNRRLKFYCDYLQQGKEFERSLPGDHGINRQELHDYVMEYMGESQEAAEGTVFRRTCLRSRDDIALCAFTGGNSVGPAVVLVNAIGIPAIIWLPLAKRLAAPFRFLTWESRWVPNSDSAFDPERCAIGHHVEDLVSLLDANRIEAAHIIGWCNGAQVALKFASLYPERALSLVIANGAFNLPQSVPRTHYEKTMRASMPEIASSRRSAQLFHRLITGSRTEFDGEADPGQGAGQTLSLTACVNPALRRIINTPFRTPELLYRYAHMISQSFGEPEHAWAIGITAPTMIIACSNDQIAAVEAAREIAGRIKGAHLVILEGGNHHGIFDDVGMHNIILNFLA, encoded by the coding sequence ATGGCAGATGTCTCAAATCCACTTCCAGGCCCTCAATCCCACATCCTGAGAAATCATTCGGCCCACGATGGTTTAGGAAAAACGCTCTGCGTCTCTGGCGCAAGCGGCTTCCTGGGCAGTCACTTTCTGTTCTGGCGCGCCAGGATGCCCGGAAGATTTATTGCTTTGGCGAGAGGCGTTTCGGTGGACGAAGCAGAGCGGCGGATACTGGAGAGGATTGAAGTCTGCACTGCCTCATACCGAGTTCCTTTCGAACCTGAAAGCTGGAGAACCCGACTGAGCGCAATCAGAGGCGATGTTACGCGGAAAAACTGCGGAGTAGACGAAATCACCCTGGCGAAGGTGCGAGACGAGGGAGTGGATGAGTTCTGGCACTTCGCCTTCGGGTTTAGCACTGACGAGTCGCACAAGGATGCGCTGTATGCGCAAAACGTAACCGGCACTCGCAACGCGCTGGATTTTGCGCGCTCAATTTGCGCCAAACGTTTCATCCATGTCTCTACAGCTTACACAGCAGGACGCACTCACAACTACGCGCACGAGGAACTTCATCCCCTTCCCGGAGAGTTCAACAACTTCTATGAGGAGAGTCAATGCCTGGCCGAACATGAGGTGGCGACTTTTTGCCGGACTCACCAGATTGACTACCGCATTCTCCGACCGTCTACTGTCATTGGTCCCTCTCTGACCTTGATGACCGGAGGTTGCACAACCGGACTGTACGGCTTCGTGAAGGAACTCCTCGACCTCCGCTCGAGCTTACCCAGCTCGGCGCATTCCTTTCCCCTCGCCGGTAATCCCACAACCCAAATCAATCTGATCCCTGTTGATCACATGATGGCTGACGTCAATAAGCTCATAGCCGGTGAGTTCGCAGGAGGCCCAATCTATCACCTCACCAGCGCATCGAATCTTACAGCCGAAGTGATAGTCAAGACGCTCTTTAAAGCCCTGAAAATTGAGCAAACGTCGGCGTTCTCGCAAACCATTCCGGAGCGGACATCTTTTGAAACAACAGTGAATAGGAGATTAAAGTTTTATTGCGATTACCTTCAGCAAGGTAAAGAGTTTGAGCGTTCCTTACCAGGCGATCATGGCATCAACCGACAGGAGTTACATGACTACGTAATGGAGTACATGGGGGAATCTCAAGAGGCGGCGGAAGGAACCGTTTTCCGTCGCACCTGTTTGCGAAGCCGGGACGATATTGCTTTGTGCGCGTTTACCGGCGGAAATTCTGTGGGCCCTGCGGTGGTCTTAGTCAACGCCATCGGAATACCGGCGATCATTTGGTTGCCCCTGGCAAAGCGACTAGCCGCGCCGTTTAGATTTCTCACGTGGGAGTCGCGCTGGGTTCCTAACTCCGATAGTGCCTTCGACCCTGAAAGATGCGCCATCGGCCATCACGTCGAAGACCTCGTTAGCCTGCTCGACGCTAACCGCATAGAGGCAGCCCATATTATCGGTTGGTGTAACGGCGCACAGGTTGCGCTAAAGTTTGCCTCTCTCTACCCCGAACGCGCTCTTAGCCTGGTGATTGCTAATGGAGCTTTCAATTTGCCACAGAGCGTCCCGCGGACTCATTACGAAAAGACGATGCGCGCTTCGATGCCTGAAATCGCCAGCAGTAGGAGATCAGCCCAACTCTTTCATCGCCTCATAACGGGGAGTCGTACTGAGTTCGACGGGGAGGCAGATCCGGGCCAGGGGGCAGGCCAAACACTTTCGTTGACGGCTTGCGTCAATCCGGCGCTTCGTCGCATCATCAACACCCCTTTTAGAACTCCAGAGCTGTTGTATCGTTATGCCCATATGATTTCACAATCGTTTGGCGAACCAGAACATGCGTGGGCCATTGGTATAACTGCGCCGACGATGATTATTGCGTGCAGCAACGATCAGATTGCCGCTGTGGAAGCTGCGCGTGAGATCGCAGGGCGAATAAAAGGCGCTCACCTGGTAATACTTGAGGGAGGTAATCACCACGGAATCTTCGATGATGTCGGGATGCATAATATAATTCTCAACTTTCTTGCGTGA